GCTGGATTTCACCAGGTTGCGGCCCGGGATTTCTTCATCGCTCATGATGTGTTCACCTCGAATGGTCAAACGTTCCCGGGGCGCCGGCGGCGTCCTCGGCATTCTGAAGAGCCGCCCCGATTTCCGTCGGGGCGGCAGTCATCAACCTTCCAGTTTTTCCAGCACCGCCGCTTTGTACGCCGGCCCACCCGATTTCGCCGTATAGCGCAGGTGCATGATCACGTCCGTCATGCTGTTAATGATCTTCTGCTGCTCCTCCGTATTCGAACGCGGGAATTCCAGGCGCCATGTGCTGACAGCCCCCGTGCCTTCGAAGGCGAAGTAACGCCCGTCGTCAGACATCGACATCTGGTGCATGCCGGCATCGTCCACACCGCTGCTGATCGCAATCTGCTGGTTATTACGCAGGTTCAACACGACGTCCGGCGGCGGCAGTTCGTGACCTTCCTCGCGATACAGATAAGGCAGACTGTCGGGGTTGGGCTCCAGGGCCGTGACGCTGCGCAACTGCGTCAGTGTCGATTTCAAGTCGACATAAGCACCGAGCACTGCCGGCACCGACAGTGAGGCCATGACGACCTGTCGGCAGTAATGGCCCGGGTAATCCTCGTCGAGCAGCCGCTGGGGAATCTCGAAATCCACCTTGCCCGCGATGAGCGCGGCGATCACATCGGGCCACTCGGTCTCGGGCCCGAACACGCCCCGTTCGAACAATCGGCGCAGGGAAATGGTTTTGGTCAATTCCAACCGCCGTTCATTGCGCTCCAGGTGAATACGCTCCATGCGGGTCAGGTAGCCCTGCAGAATTTCCCCGGAACCTAGGCCATGCAGCCTGTCCTGCCATGCTCCGCCTTGAATCACATTCAACCTGTAATCGCCCAGCTCGTACTGCAAGCTGGACTCCGCCATCATGCACATCGCGAAAACGGTGTCGTAGGCCTGGAAGAACAGGGTGGACATCTGGCCGAGCAAATGACGGTAGAGCTCGCGATTGGTCGAGCGGGTCTTGTAGAAGCTCAATACCGCTTCGGCCTGGGCATGGGCCCTGCGAGTTTGCGCCAGACTGGCGGTGGCGCCGGTGAGCGAGTGCTGCATGGCCAGGATTTGCTGGTCAAGAACCAGCATTTCGCTCTTGGCCTGCTGTGACGCGAATCTCCATTCCAGTGAGCGCCGTTCGTAGAAAGCGGTTTTGTGCATTGACTCGGCATCCAAGGCATACGCCTCGGCAACCAGGTTGGTAACGGCACCGGCCGCTGCTGTTAAAGAACTGAACTTCCAGCCACCGCTACTCATACCAAACATGTTCGGTGCGGCATCCAACACCCCCGCAACAAGATGCGCTATTCGAATCTTGTGTTGAACGCCTTTGATATCCAATACCTTGTCGTCCGCTTTTATCTCCTTTGCGACCAGCCTGCTCTCATCGAGCCCCTGGTAATACTTCGCCCGGTCCTCCACCACCCTTTTGCTTTCTTCCAGCCCCTTCAGAGAGGCCTGGATCTGTTTGATTGCTTCGCCCTGAATGTCGATGGCAAACGCTGACATTTCAGCGCCATGGACCTGACTCAGTTCTTCGTACTCCGTGCGATCACCAGCCTCCATCAACAGCCGCACTTCTCTGCCGTAGTTCATCAACATCTGCACCGCGTTTTGTGCGATGGCCAGGAGCGGGCGGAACCGATAATGCGGGATGGCCTTCCAGCCGCCAGCGTTACGCAGGGCCCCCCATGAACCACCGGCCTGTGCCAGCATCAACTGACGTACATCGGTCGGAGGTGCATACAGATCCAGACTCATCTCCTTGCCGTCGATCGTCAGATTGTGCCGCATGTTGAACAGGCACTCGTTGATGTACTTCCAGAAATTCAGCACCTCATCGTTGGCGAAGGGACGGAAGACATCCAGTTTCAGAACCGTGTAATCGGCCGTGCCTGTGATCCGCGGTGGCAGGTCCCAAATGTTGACCGCCAACGCAGCGGCATAGGATTCCAGTGAAGAGACGGTCTGGGCCTTGGTCTCGAGAATCTCATTGACGGATCGCGGCACCCAATGGTCCATGGCCTTCCCGGTCGGCTCCGGGCCCATCAACGCCAGGGCACGCATGTATTGCAGTTTGGCTGCAGCCAGGCTGTCGCGAGTCAGCTGGCGGTACAACGAGTCGGCATGAGCGAGGATGCAGCGCACGTAATTGATGAACACGGCCTTGCGATAGTGAATGCGATCCGCAAGGGCGATGGCGTCCGGGTCTAC
This DNA window, taken from Pseudomonas sp. MYb118, encodes the following:
- a CDS encoding neuraminidase-like domain-containing protein, producing MDTTVIGTLQELRCSALADYFLGHMAPNMEATKPLDLSSPEDLYAYLLLDSQIGQQPESSALAEAIAAVQQYLNAVYHSMEPGHNQEFGKDELDAWHICNSNIGNWAGFEKLKQNPENYIDPMLRLGKTAPFEELVTNFSQGGVEDRYVQKALHQHLTQFELICNLSLKAGYINSTYTNDPAKGKNFSNADYYLIGQQRVPPFNHYWRKAEVELNESSTFLPPTAWSDWSEIAIPQARILLGIRPVFFANRLMVVVVEGDEREEQTQVVGDVTITIPGGWLYEIKVAYLDGSGSWSMPLSLKKGKMNYRTGELTQLVVTTFVDDEADPQLQLAFAAQDPKEGGTLQIFYAATDKLFTPIEPHFHTLNVLLDSYFSNPMTLQYNFTDHDIAEDTPMIREEASGAQFLDMRILGIPGVPWIRLNSLFGPRLVASAAVSVDELLSLATQNTLEPPPDGSPTPWAPIDFNSAHGLFYWELFFHMVFLIACRLRDEGKYLDSQRWFHYLFNPHIRTPREGEDDPIAKHWLCRPLLEDGTSHFESKNLVDPDAIALADRIHYRKAVFINYVRCILAHADSLYRQLTRDSLAAAKLQYMRALALMGPEPTGKAMDHWVPRSVNEILETKAQTVSSLESYAAALAVNIWDLPPRITGTADYTVLKLDVFRPFANDEVLNFWKYINECLFNMRHNLTIDGKEMSLDLYAPPTDVRQLMLAQAGGSWGALRNAGGWKAIPHYRFRPLLAIAQNAVQMLMNYGREVRLLMEAGDRTEYEELSQVHGAEMSAFAIDIQGEAIKQIQASLKGLEESKRVVEDRAKYYQGLDESRLVAKEIKADDKVLDIKGVQHKIRIAHLVAGVLDAAPNMFGMSSGGWKFSSLTAAAGAVTNLVAEAYALDAESMHKTAFYERRSLEWRFASQQAKSEMLVLDQQILAMQHSLTGATASLAQTRRAHAQAEAVLSFYKTRSTNRELYRHLLGQMSTLFFQAYDTVFAMCMMAESSLQYELGDYRLNVIQGGAWQDRLHGLGSGEILQGYLTRMERIHLERNERRLELTKTISLRRLFERGVFGPETEWPDVIAALIAGKVDFEIPQRLLDEDYPGHYCRQVVMASLSVPAVLGAYVDLKSTLTQLRSVTALEPNPDSLPYLYREEGHELPPPDVVLNLRNNQQIAISSGVDDAGMHQMSMSDDGRYFAFEGTGAVSTWRLEFPRSNTEEQQKIINSMTDVIMHLRYTAKSGGPAYKAAVLEKLEG